From the genome of Epinephelus moara isolate mb chromosome 10, YSFRI_EMoa_1.0, whole genome shotgun sequence, one region includes:
- the glulb gene encoding glutamine synthetase — translation MATSASSKLNKAVKQQYMDLPQGDKVQAMYIWIDGSGEGVRCKTRTLDSEPKTIEDLPEWNFDGSSTYQSEGSNSDMFLIPAAMFRDPFRKDPNKLVLCEVLKYNRKPAETNLRHTCKQVMSMVENNHPWFGMEQEYTLLGTDGHPFGWPSNGFPGPQGPYYCGVGADKAYGRDVVEAHYRACLYAGVNICGTNAEVMPAQWEFQVGPCEGINMGDHLWVARFILHRVCEDFGVVASFDPKPITGNWNGAGCHTNFSTKEMRDDGGLKIIEESIDRLAKRHRYHIRAYDPKGGLDNARRLTGRHETSNIDEFSAGVANRGASIRIPRSVGQDKKGYFEDRRPSANCDPYIVTEALVRTCLLKEEGEEPTDYSK, via the exons ATGGCCACCTCAGCAAGTTCAAAACTGAACAAAGCTGTTAAGCAGCAGTACATGGACCTCCCTCAGGGGGACAAGGTCCAAGCCATGTACATCTGGATCGATGGGTCTGGAGAAGGGGTGCGCTGCAAGACCAGAACTTTGGATTCTGAACCCAAGACGATAGAGG ATCTTCCTGAGTGGAACTTTGATGGCTCCAGCACCTACCAGTCAGAGGGCTCCAACAGCGACATGTTCCTCATCCCTGCAGCCATGTTCAGGGACCCGTTCAGGAAAGACCCCAACAAGCTGGTGCTCTGCGAGGTGCTCAAGTACAACCGCAAACCGGCAG AGACCAACCTGCGCCACACCTGTAAGCAGGTCATGAGCATGGTGGAGAACAACCACCCGTGGTTCGGTATGGAGCAGGAGTACACTCTCCTGGGCACGGACGGGCATCCCTTCGGCTGGCCCTCCAACGGCTTCCCCGGTCCACAAG GGCCTTATTACTGTGGAGTGGGAGCAGATAAGGCGTATGGTCGAGACGTAGTGGAGGCGCACTACAGAGCCTGTCTGTACGCTGGGGTTAATATCTGTGGCACCAATGCTGAAGTCATGCCAGCTCAg TGGGAGTTCCAGGTCGGGCCTTGTGAAGGTATCAACATGGGGGACCACCTGTGGGTTGCTCGCTTCATCCTTCACAGAGTGTGTGAAGATTTCGGCGTGGTGGCGTCCTTTGACCCCAAACCAATAACAGGGAACTGGAACGGTGCCGGCTGCCACACCAACTTCAGCACGAAGGAGATGCGAGACGACGGAGGACTGAA AATCATTGAGGAGTCGATAGACAGGCTAGCAAAGAGACACAGGTACCACATCCGGGCCTACGATCCCAAAGGCGGGCTCGACAACGCCAGGCGACTCACCGGCCGCCACGAAACTTCAAACATCGACGAGTTCTCAGCAGGCGTGGCCAATCGCGGCGCCAGCATCCGCATCCCTCGCTCAGTAGGGCAGGACAAGAAGGGCTACTTCGAGGACCGCCGTCCGTCCGCCAACTGCGACCCTTACATCGTCACGGAGGCTCTGGTGCGCACGTGTTTACtgaaagaagaaggagaggagccAACAGATTACAGCAAATGA